The following are from one region of the Syngnathus acus chromosome 10, fSynAcu1.2, whole genome shotgun sequence genome:
- the LOC119128127 gene encoding E3 ubiquitin-protein ligase TRIM39 isoform X1 encodes MSLYGGLLSLDQFQCSICLDIFNNPSSTPCGHSFCVACINQYWDGAKVCQCPLCKRTFQKRPDLQINRTLREITEQFRSMSGGGAEGGGVAKDKKEVKGRECAMPNDLLDELTRKLPRPHASLPVSINEQGGQAIPGTLVSTSFTASSVPVQSPISAPGGPPQVAPRLVESYSRRRFTVSGAASGNSIPLCDLHHRGIMIFCRTDGECICPNCAVETHSDHDTVTVEAAWTEKQAQLKETEQQTREMIQERLLKIEEIRTSVSQLELVVERATTDSVCMFSALMATIERAQAELMQVMEANRRAAENQANTLIRQLELEVEELRKRESVLTQLSTTDDHLQGVKNFATVPAPPPTKDWSGVSVSSDLGISAIYRSLAGEVEKFQEQLRGITETGFTASSLETSLARPQPKMRRVQEYAVDVTLDCNTAHPRLILSDDMKSVRCSDRHQLLPDNVERFDRVVCVLGREAISSGRHYWEVQVGGKTDWDLGVAKQSINRKGKIEVTPNNGYWFLSLRDKNKYAFRTEPSTDVHLNLRPNKIGIFVDYERGQVSFYNVEAKMHIYTFNDTFTECILPFFSPCTNRSGKNDGPLVITSVDMSE; translated from the exons ATGTCCTTATATGGTGGTCTGCTGTCACTCGACCAATTCCAGTGCTCAATCTGCttggacatttttaataaCCCGTCGTCCACGCCGTGTGGCCACAGCTTTTGCGTCGCCTGCATCAACCAGTACTGGGATGGGGCTAAG GTATGTCAGTGTCCTCTGTGCAAAAGGACCTTCCAGAAACGTCCGGACCTCCAGATCAACCGGACCCTCCGTGAGATCACCGAGCAGTTCAGGTCCATGTCCGGGGGCGGGGCAGAGGGAGGAGGCGTGGCCAAGGACAAGAAGGAAGTAAAAGGGCGAGAGTGCGCCATGCCCAACGACTTGTTGGACGAACTGACAAGGAAGCTGCCACGACCCCACGCTAGCTTGCCAGTGAGCATCAACGAGCAAG GTGGTCAAGCCATCCCCGGGACTCTCGTGTCCACATCCTTCACGGCCTCTTCCGTCCCGGTCCAAAGTCCGATCTCTGCACCCGGTGGACCCCCCCAAGTGGCCCCGCGCTTGGTCGAATCCTACAGCCGAAGAAGGTTCACCGTGAGCGGGGCGGCGAGCGGCAACAGCATTCCTCTTTGCGACCTTCACCACAGGGGCATCATG ATTTTCTGTCGCACCGACGGGGAGTGCATCTGTCCCAACTGCGCGGTCGAGACGCATTCCGATCACGACACCGTGACGGTGGAAGCGGCGTGGACAGAGAAGCAG GCCCAGCTCAAAGAGACGGAGCAGCAGACTCGGGAGATGATCCAAGAAAGACTCCTGAAGATCGAAGAGATCCGAACATCGGTATCCCAACTGGAG CTGGTGGTGGAGCGGGCCACGACGGACAGCGTCTGTATGTTCTCGGCGCTGATGGCGACCATCGAGCGAGCGCAGGCTGAGCTGATGCAGGTCATGGAGGCCAATCGGCGCGCGGCGGAGAACCAGGCCAACACGTTGATACGACAACTGGAGTTGGAGGTGGAAGAACTGCGAAAGAGGGAGAGCGTTCTCACACAACTCTCCACAACCGACGACCACTTGCAGGGTGTCAAG AATTTCGCCACAGTCCCTGCTCCTCCGCCCACCAAAGACTGGTCGGGCGTTTCCGTATCGTCCGACCTGGGGATCAGCGCCATCTACAGGTCGCTGGCTGGCGAGGTGGAAAAGTTCCAGGAGCAGCTGAGGGGCATCACAGAGACAG GTTTCACTGCCTCATCATTGGAGACCAGTCTGGCACGTCCTCAGCCAA AGATGAGAAGAGTGCAAGAGTACGCAG TGGACGTAACTCTGGACTGCAACACGGCCCATCCCAGACTTATCCTCTCCGACGACATGAAGAGC GTGCGCTGCAGCGATCGACACCAGTTGCTTCCCGACAACGTGGAGCGGTTTGATCGCGTCGTTTGCGTCCTGGGGAGGGAGGCCATCTCCTCCGGGCGACATTACTGGGAG GTTCAAGTGGGCGGGAAGACGGACTGGGATCTGGGCGTCGCCAAACAGTCCATCAACAGGAAAGGCAAGATTGAGGTGACACCAAATAATGGATACTGGTTCCTCAGTTTGAGAGACAA GAACAAGTACGCTTTTCGCACCGAGCCATCTACCGACGTCCACCTCAACCTCCGACCCAACAAGATTGGGATTTTTGTCGACTATGAACGAGGACAGGTTTCCTTCTACAACGTGGAGGCCAAAATGCACATCTATACGTTCAACGACACGTTCACAGAGTGCATCCTCCCCTTCTTCAGCCCCTGTACCAACAGGTCCGGAAAGAACGACGGGCCGCTCGTCATTACGTCCGTCGACATGTCGGAATGA
- the LOC119128127 gene encoding E3 ubiquitin-protein ligase TRIM39 isoform X2, producing MSLYGGLLSLDQFQCSICLDIFNNPSSTPCGHSFCVACINQYWDGAKVCQCPLCKRTFQKRPDLQINRTLREITEQFRSMSGGGAEGGGVAKDKKEVKGRECAMPNDLLDELTRKLPRPHASLPVSINEQGGQAIPGTLVSTSFTASSVPVQSPISAPGGPPQVAPRLVESYSRRRFTVSGAASGNSIPLCDLHHRGIMIFCRTDGECICPNCAVETHSDHDTVTVEAAWTEKQAQLKETEQQTREMIQERLLKIEEIRTSVSQLEVVERATTDSVCMFSALMATIERAQAELMQVMEANRRAAENQANTLIRQLELEVEELRKRESVLTQLSTTDDHLQGVKNFATVPAPPPTKDWSGVSVSSDLGISAIYRSLAGEVEKFQEQLRGITETGFTASSLETSLARPQPKMRRVQEYAVDVTLDCNTAHPRLILSDDMKSVRCSDRHQLLPDNVERFDRVVCVLGREAISSGRHYWEVQVGGKTDWDLGVAKQSINRKGKIEVTPNNGYWFLSLRDKNKYAFRTEPSTDVHLNLRPNKIGIFVDYERGQVSFYNVEAKMHIYTFNDTFTECILPFFSPCTNRSGKNDGPLVITSVDMSE from the exons ATGTCCTTATATGGTGGTCTGCTGTCACTCGACCAATTCCAGTGCTCAATCTGCttggacatttttaataaCCCGTCGTCCACGCCGTGTGGCCACAGCTTTTGCGTCGCCTGCATCAACCAGTACTGGGATGGGGCTAAG GTATGTCAGTGTCCTCTGTGCAAAAGGACCTTCCAGAAACGTCCGGACCTCCAGATCAACCGGACCCTCCGTGAGATCACCGAGCAGTTCAGGTCCATGTCCGGGGGCGGGGCAGAGGGAGGAGGCGTGGCCAAGGACAAGAAGGAAGTAAAAGGGCGAGAGTGCGCCATGCCCAACGACTTGTTGGACGAACTGACAAGGAAGCTGCCACGACCCCACGCTAGCTTGCCAGTGAGCATCAACGAGCAAG GTGGTCAAGCCATCCCCGGGACTCTCGTGTCCACATCCTTCACGGCCTCTTCCGTCCCGGTCCAAAGTCCGATCTCTGCACCCGGTGGACCCCCCCAAGTGGCCCCGCGCTTGGTCGAATCCTACAGCCGAAGAAGGTTCACCGTGAGCGGGGCGGCGAGCGGCAACAGCATTCCTCTTTGCGACCTTCACCACAGGGGCATCATG ATTTTCTGTCGCACCGACGGGGAGTGCATCTGTCCCAACTGCGCGGTCGAGACGCATTCCGATCACGACACCGTGACGGTGGAAGCGGCGTGGACAGAGAAGCAG GCCCAGCTCAAAGAGACGGAGCAGCAGACTCGGGAGATGATCCAAGAAAGACTCCTGAAGATCGAAGAGATCCGAACATCGGTATCCCAACTGGAG GTGGTGGAGCGGGCCACGACGGACAGCGTCTGTATGTTCTCGGCGCTGATGGCGACCATCGAGCGAGCGCAGGCTGAGCTGATGCAGGTCATGGAGGCCAATCGGCGCGCGGCGGAGAACCAGGCCAACACGTTGATACGACAACTGGAGTTGGAGGTGGAAGAACTGCGAAAGAGGGAGAGCGTTCTCACACAACTCTCCACAACCGACGACCACTTGCAGGGTGTCAAG AATTTCGCCACAGTCCCTGCTCCTCCGCCCACCAAAGACTGGTCGGGCGTTTCCGTATCGTCCGACCTGGGGATCAGCGCCATCTACAGGTCGCTGGCTGGCGAGGTGGAAAAGTTCCAGGAGCAGCTGAGGGGCATCACAGAGACAG GTTTCACTGCCTCATCATTGGAGACCAGTCTGGCACGTCCTCAGCCAA AGATGAGAAGAGTGCAAGAGTACGCAG TGGACGTAACTCTGGACTGCAACACGGCCCATCCCAGACTTATCCTCTCCGACGACATGAAGAGC GTGCGCTGCAGCGATCGACACCAGTTGCTTCCCGACAACGTGGAGCGGTTTGATCGCGTCGTTTGCGTCCTGGGGAGGGAGGCCATCTCCTCCGGGCGACATTACTGGGAG GTTCAAGTGGGCGGGAAGACGGACTGGGATCTGGGCGTCGCCAAACAGTCCATCAACAGGAAAGGCAAGATTGAGGTGACACCAAATAATGGATACTGGTTCCTCAGTTTGAGAGACAA GAACAAGTACGCTTTTCGCACCGAGCCATCTACCGACGTCCACCTCAACCTCCGACCCAACAAGATTGGGATTTTTGTCGACTATGAACGAGGACAGGTTTCCTTCTACAACGTGGAGGCCAAAATGCACATCTATACGTTCAACGACACGTTCACAGAGTGCATCCTCCCCTTCTTCAGCCCCTGTACCAACAGGTCCGGAAAGAACGACGGGCCGCTCGTCATTACGTCCGTCGACATGTCGGAATGA
- the tkfc gene encoding triokinase/FMN cyclase isoform X1 gives MEPPKKLINSTEDCVDEALCGLVRASSGLSLLRGHRVVLRSDLDQMSGKVALLSGGGSGHEPAHGGYVGAGMLSAAVAGGVFASPPPASILAAILCLHGAGASGVLLIVKNYTGDRLNFGLAAEQARNHGVDVEMVVVADDCAFTCPSKAGKRGLCGTILIHKLAGALADEGCSLVHIVAKVTEVLQGIGTLGVSFSPCSVPGCRPSFELPPGDMELGLGIHGEPGVRRSKVATADEVVSAMIDHMTNAASQSCLHLQTGDVLVVCVNNLGALSRLEMAVVTRAAILCLENRGMVVARVMAGSFMTSLEMAGMSLTMMRANPEILKLFDAKTSAPAWPNLSGGCASGRSYLTDPTPMSTGGPQDVLLEGPQSPVMRKVLERVCSTLLEYQEELNALDRASGDGDCGNTHAQAAKAIQVWLQSHVVPGCPGQLLSALAGLVQEKMGGSSGALYSLFLTAASGHMTGGRSHAAAWANAVHAGMQAMRRYGGADLGDRTMLDALCPAVDELMKVNSTPPGGEMAALKAAAQRAADGAESTRSLAAKAGRASYIAAERLTLPDPGAKAVAAILSAVVEALEEP, from the exons CCCCCAAAGAAGCTGATCAACTCTACAGAGGACTGCGTTGATGAGGCTCTCTGCGGCCTCGTCCGGGCCTCCAGCGGGCTGTCTCTGCTGCGGGGCCACCGAGTCGTGCTGCGCTCAGACCTGGACCAAATGAGCGGCAAAGTGGCGCTTTTGTCAGGAGGAGGATCCGGACACGAGCCTGCACACGGGG GTTACGTGGGTGCTGGTATGCTGTCGGCGGCAGTCGCGGGGGGCGTCTTTGCATCTCCACCTCCTGCCAGCATCTTGGCTGCCATACTTTGCCTACACGGTGCAG GAGCATCTGGGGTCCTTCTCATCGTAAAGAACTACACGGGAGACCGTCTCAACTTTGGGCTGGCCGCAGAGCAGGCCCGCAACCACGGGGTGGATGTTGAAATGGTGGTCGTCGCTGACGACTGCGCTTTCACCTGCCCCAGTAAGGCCGGGAAGCGGGGCTTGTGTGGCACTATTCTCATTCACAAG CTGGCAGGTGCCTTAGCGGACGAAGGCTGCTCATTGGTCCATATCGTTGCCAAGGTGACGGAGGTTTTGCAAGGCATAG GTACGCTGGGAGTCAGCTTTTCTCCGTGCAGCGTTCCGGGCTGTCGGCCATCTTTTGAGCTTCCTCCAGGTGACATGGAGCTCGGCCTGG GAATCCACGGGGAGCCTGGGGTCAGAAGATCAAAG GTAGCGACAGCAGACGAAGTGGTGTCAGCCATGATTGATCACATGACCAACGCGGCGAGTCAGTCGTGCTTGCACCTGCAGACTG GTGACGTGCTCGTTGTCTGCGTGAACAATCTCGGGGCGCTGTCACGTCTGGAGATGGCCGTGGTGACTCGTGCCGCCATCCTCTGTCTGG AAAATCGTGGGATGGTGGTCGCCAGGGTGATGGCCGGGTCTTTCATGACCTCACTGGAGATGGCTGGAATGTCGCTGACCATGATGAGGGCCAATCCTGAAATACTTAAACTCTTTG ATGCCAAGACTAGTGCCCCCGCCTGGCCGAACCTAAGCGGCGGTTGTGCGAGTGGCCGCAGCTACCTCACAGACCCGACCCCGATGTCTACAGGAGGGCCCCAAGATGTGCTGCTCGAAG GACCCCAAAGTCCTGTGATGCGCAAGGTGCTGGAGAGGGTGTGTTCTACACTTTTGGAATACCAGGAAGAGCTCAACGCATTGGACCGTGCTTCCGGGGACGGCGACTGTGGGAATACTCATGCGCAGGCGGCCAAAG CCATTCAGGTGTGGCTCCAGAGTCACGTGGTCCCCGGTTGCCCCGGGCAACTGTTGTCTGCCCTTGCTGGATTGGTTCAGGAGAAAATGGGCGGCTCTTCAGGCGCA TTGTACAGTTTGTTCCTCACGGCAGCGAGCGGTCACATGACCGGGGGGCGGAGTCACGCTGCAGCATGGGCCAATGCAGTGCATGCAGGGATGCAGGCCATGAGAAG ATATGGCGGTGCTGATTTGGGAGACAGAACCATG TTAGACGCTCTGTGCCCCGCCGTAGACGAGCTGATGAAAGTCAACAGCACGCCCCCCGGCGGAGAGATGGCCGCGCTGAAAGCAGCTGCTCAG AGAGCAGCCGACGGCGCCGAATCGACTCGCAGCCTCGCGGCCAAGGCGGGCAGAGCCAGCTACATCGCAGCCGAGCGCCTCACCCTGCCTGACCCCGGAGCCAAGGCCGTCGCCGCCATTTTGAGCGCCGTGGTGGAGGCCCTCGAAGAGCCGTAG
- the tkfc gene encoding triokinase/FMN cyclase isoform X2 produces MEKLINSTEDCVDEALCGLVRASSGLSLLRGHRVVLRSDLDQMSGKVALLSGGGSGHEPAHGGYVGAGMLSAAVAGGVFASPPPASILAAILCLHGAGASGVLLIVKNYTGDRLNFGLAAEQARNHGVDVEMVVVADDCAFTCPSKAGKRGLCGTILIHKLAGALADEGCSLVHIVAKVTEVLQGIGTLGVSFSPCSVPGCRPSFELPPGDMELGLGIHGEPGVRRSKVATADEVVSAMIDHMTNAASQSCLHLQTGDVLVVCVNNLGALSRLEMAVVTRAAILCLENRGMVVARVMAGSFMTSLEMAGMSLTMMRANPEILKLFDAKTSAPAWPNLSGGCASGRSYLTDPTPMSTGGPQDVLLEGPQSPVMRKVLERVCSTLLEYQEELNALDRASGDGDCGNTHAQAAKAIQVWLQSHVVPGCPGQLLSALAGLVQEKMGGSSGALYSLFLTAASGHMTGGRSHAAAWANAVHAGMQAMRRYGGADLGDRTMLDALCPAVDELMKVNSTPPGGEMAALKAAAQRAADGAESTRSLAAKAGRASYIAAERLTLPDPGAKAVAAILSAVVEALEEP; encoded by the exons AAGCTGATCAACTCTACAGAGGACTGCGTTGATGAGGCTCTCTGCGGCCTCGTCCGGGCCTCCAGCGGGCTGTCTCTGCTGCGGGGCCACCGAGTCGTGCTGCGCTCAGACCTGGACCAAATGAGCGGCAAAGTGGCGCTTTTGTCAGGAGGAGGATCCGGACACGAGCCTGCACACGGGG GTTACGTGGGTGCTGGTATGCTGTCGGCGGCAGTCGCGGGGGGCGTCTTTGCATCTCCACCTCCTGCCAGCATCTTGGCTGCCATACTTTGCCTACACGGTGCAG GAGCATCTGGGGTCCTTCTCATCGTAAAGAACTACACGGGAGACCGTCTCAACTTTGGGCTGGCCGCAGAGCAGGCCCGCAACCACGGGGTGGATGTTGAAATGGTGGTCGTCGCTGACGACTGCGCTTTCACCTGCCCCAGTAAGGCCGGGAAGCGGGGCTTGTGTGGCACTATTCTCATTCACAAG CTGGCAGGTGCCTTAGCGGACGAAGGCTGCTCATTGGTCCATATCGTTGCCAAGGTGACGGAGGTTTTGCAAGGCATAG GTACGCTGGGAGTCAGCTTTTCTCCGTGCAGCGTTCCGGGCTGTCGGCCATCTTTTGAGCTTCCTCCAGGTGACATGGAGCTCGGCCTGG GAATCCACGGGGAGCCTGGGGTCAGAAGATCAAAG GTAGCGACAGCAGACGAAGTGGTGTCAGCCATGATTGATCACATGACCAACGCGGCGAGTCAGTCGTGCTTGCACCTGCAGACTG GTGACGTGCTCGTTGTCTGCGTGAACAATCTCGGGGCGCTGTCACGTCTGGAGATGGCCGTGGTGACTCGTGCCGCCATCCTCTGTCTGG AAAATCGTGGGATGGTGGTCGCCAGGGTGATGGCCGGGTCTTTCATGACCTCACTGGAGATGGCTGGAATGTCGCTGACCATGATGAGGGCCAATCCTGAAATACTTAAACTCTTTG ATGCCAAGACTAGTGCCCCCGCCTGGCCGAACCTAAGCGGCGGTTGTGCGAGTGGCCGCAGCTACCTCACAGACCCGACCCCGATGTCTACAGGAGGGCCCCAAGATGTGCTGCTCGAAG GACCCCAAAGTCCTGTGATGCGCAAGGTGCTGGAGAGGGTGTGTTCTACACTTTTGGAATACCAGGAAGAGCTCAACGCATTGGACCGTGCTTCCGGGGACGGCGACTGTGGGAATACTCATGCGCAGGCGGCCAAAG CCATTCAGGTGTGGCTCCAGAGTCACGTGGTCCCCGGTTGCCCCGGGCAACTGTTGTCTGCCCTTGCTGGATTGGTTCAGGAGAAAATGGGCGGCTCTTCAGGCGCA TTGTACAGTTTGTTCCTCACGGCAGCGAGCGGTCACATGACCGGGGGGCGGAGTCACGCTGCAGCATGGGCCAATGCAGTGCATGCAGGGATGCAGGCCATGAGAAG ATATGGCGGTGCTGATTTGGGAGACAGAACCATG TTAGACGCTCTGTGCCCCGCCGTAGACGAGCTGATGAAAGTCAACAGCACGCCCCCCGGCGGAGAGATGGCCGCGCTGAAAGCAGCTGCTCAG AGAGCAGCCGACGGCGCCGAATCGACTCGCAGCCTCGCGGCCAAGGCGGGCAGAGCCAGCTACATCGCAGCCGAGCGCCTCACCCTGCCTGACCCCGGAGCCAAGGCCGTCGCCGCCATTTTGAGCGCCGTGGTGGAGGCCCTCGAAGAGCCGTAG